The Pseudodesulfovibrio hydrargyri genome segment GCCGGGCCCTCTCGGACGGCGCGTACCAGGCGGCGATTTATGACTGCGCGGTACTCCCGGAGTATCAAGGGCACCGGCTCGGGACCAGGATCATGGACGCCGTCCTGGCCGGCGTGGGCGACTGCAACGTCATCCTGTACGCCGCGCCCGGCAAGGAAGGATTCTACCGGAAGCAGGGCTTCAGCAGGATGAAGACGGGCATGGCGCGGTTCGCCAATCCCGACGCCATGCGGGACAAGGGCTTCATCGAATAACC includes the following:
- a CDS encoding GNAT family N-acetyltransferase; translation: MDLRIENDCAGVDWQAVADILKEVGMAHHAPGVHAKAFKASHTTVFVYDGDRLIGFGRALSDGAYQAAIYDCAVLPEYQGHRLGTRIMDAVLAGVGDCNVILYAAPGKEGFYRKQGFSRMKTGMARFANPDAMRDKGFIE